The Geobacillus stearothermophilus ATCC 12980 genome contains a region encoding:
- the wecB gene encoding non-hydrolyzing UDP-N-acetylglucosamine 2-epimerase, with amino-acid sequence MKIATVLGARPQFIKAAPVSRVLRKQYTEVLIHTGQHYDPNMSAIFFEELNIPTPDYYLGVGSGSHGKQTGEMLMKIEEIVMQEKPDYVLVYGDTNSTLAGALVAAKLHIPVIHVEAGLRSFNKQMPEEINRIMTDHVSELLFCPTETAVENLRKENITRNVWNVGDVMYDAILYNKELAQRQSTILADLSLAEQSYYLITIHRAENTDDPDKLKAILAAFRDIDGTKVWPIHPRTRHKLEEYGLDASAIPGLRLIDPVGYLDMLRLESGAKKIITDSGGVQKEAYFLRVPCVTVREQTEWVETLEGGANILTGTDREKIVAAVHKEVAPVYADVFGDGHAAEKIVAAIGQR; translated from the coding sequence ATGAAAATCGCCACCGTGTTAGGCGCCAGACCGCAGTTTATCAAGGCTGCCCCCGTCTCGCGCGTCTTGCGAAAACAATATACCGAAGTGCTGATCCATACCGGGCAGCACTATGACCCGAATATGTCGGCCATTTTTTTTGAGGAGTTGAACATTCCGACGCCTGACTACTATCTAGGGGTGGGTTCAGGCAGCCATGGAAAGCAAACGGGCGAAATGCTGATGAAAATTGAAGAAATTGTCATGCAGGAAAAACCGGATTATGTGCTCGTCTATGGCGATACGAACTCGACGCTCGCGGGCGCTCTTGTCGCAGCGAAGCTCCATATTCCCGTCATCCACGTCGAAGCCGGACTGCGCAGCTTCAACAAGCAGATGCCGGAAGAAATCAACCGCATCATGACCGATCATGTCTCCGAGCTCTTATTTTGTCCAACGGAGACGGCCGTGGAAAATTTACGAAAAGAAAATATTACGCGAAACGTCTGGAATGTCGGCGATGTCATGTATGACGCCATTTTGTACAACAAGGAGCTCGCACAGCGCCAATCGACGATTTTGGCTGATTTGTCGCTGGCGGAACAATCCTACTACTTGATCACCATTCACCGAGCGGAAAATACCGATGACCCCGACAAATTGAAAGCCATTTTGGCTGCTTTTCGGGATATTGACGGAACGAAAGTGTGGCCGATTCATCCTCGGACGCGGCATAAGCTTGAAGAGTACGGCTTGGACGCTTCGGCGATTCCAGGGCTTCGGCTGATCGATCCGGTCGGTTATTTGGACATGCTTCGGTTAGAGAGCGGCGCGAAAAAAATCATCACCGATTCAGGAGGCGTACAAAAGGAAGCGTATTTCCTTCGTGTGCCTTGCGTGACGGTGCGCGAACAAACCGAATGGGTGGAAACGCTCGAAGGCGGGGCGAACATCTTAACCGGCACGGACCGCGAGAAGATCGTCGCGGCGGTCCACAAGGAAGTCGCCCCTGTTTATGCGGACGTCTTTGGCGATGGGCATGCGGCGGAGAAAATCGTGGCGGCGATCGGACAGCGATAA
- a CDS encoding lipopolysaccharide biosynthesis protein: protein MFSAFKRLGADSLLYAFMNVGTKMIAFLMLPIYTSYLSKAQYGAVYLIDQWTSMLTFLVIFGTDSALSFYYYDTDDKEKRLLYVRNVMCFRLFVVAILFLAVVLAGPWIAGALFQEPRYVDLLYISIATLLLDTIFVMATTVLRFEFQTKKVVIWTLVKMLLVAVLSYAALRWFAATPEGLLIGRLVSSALVFLLMLHLTVKYMVWRVRFDVLKELLAYAAPLVPTSLAFWVIANVSTFFIQRFASLEEVGVFGVALRLATVITLITSGVQMAWRPYSMSMKDRPESRALFAKVYMALLLIGAFGLLLIATASPWLVETFFKPEYRDAASYIPFLSAVTFLNFYYLIVSTGLFLTKETGYISRVFTLAALLHLALNAVLVPLWLSWGAVAASLMTYMVAVAFIFRKSQQVYPVPVSWKKMALVLVGTLLSLIVIVYVQQAPIADGWVLAGWGLFAATLFASRVDRDLRRPVRTIEDENAQNT from the coding sequence TTGTTCTCGGCATTCAAGCGTTTAGGAGCGGACTCGCTCCTTTACGCGTTTATGAACGTCGGCACGAAGATGATTGCCTTTTTGATGCTGCCGATTTATACAAGCTATTTGTCCAAGGCGCAGTACGGGGCGGTCTACTTGATCGACCAATGGACGTCGATGCTGACATTTCTCGTCATTTTCGGTACGGATTCGGCGCTCTCTTTTTACTATTACGACACGGACGACAAAGAGAAGCGCCTTTTGTATGTGCGCAACGTCATGTGCTTCCGGCTGTTTGTCGTCGCCATCTTATTTTTGGCTGTCGTTTTGGCCGGTCCGTGGATCGCAGGCGCGCTGTTTCAAGAACCTCGCTATGTCGATTTGCTGTACATCAGTATCGCGACGTTGCTGCTCGATACGATTTTCGTCATGGCGACGACGGTGCTGCGGTTTGAATTTCAGACGAAAAAAGTCGTGATTTGGACGCTCGTGAAAATGCTGCTTGTCGCTGTGCTGTCGTATGCGGCGCTCCGGTGGTTCGCGGCGACGCCGGAAGGGTTGCTCATCGGCCGGCTCGTGAGCAGCGCGCTCGTGTTTTTGTTGATGCTGCATTTGACCGTAAAGTATATGGTGTGGCGCGTGCGCTTTGACGTGTTAAAGGAGCTGCTTGCCTACGCCGCCCCGCTCGTGCCGACTTCGCTCGCCTTTTGGGTGATCGCCAACGTCAGCACGTTTTTCATCCAACGGTTTGCGTCGTTGGAGGAAGTCGGGGTGTTTGGGGTTGCCTTGCGTCTCGCGACCGTGATCACGCTCATCACGAGCGGCGTGCAGATGGCGTGGCGTCCGTATTCGATGTCGATGAAAGACCGGCCGGAAAGCCGTGCGCTGTTTGCGAAAGTGTATATGGCGCTTTTGCTCATTGGAGCGTTTGGGTTGCTTTTGATCGCCACGGCGAGCCCGTGGCTTGTGGAAACCTTTTTCAAACCGGAATATCGCGATGCAGCGTCCTATATCCCGTTTTTATCGGCCGTCACGTTTTTGAACTTTTATTATCTGATTGTTTCCACCGGCTTGTTTTTGACAAAGGAAACCGGCTATATTTCACGGGTGTTCACGCTAGCGGCGCTTCTTCATCTTGCATTGAACGCCGTTTTGGTGCCGCTTTGGCTCAGCTGGGGGGCGGTCGCGGCCAGCCTCATGACGTATATGGTCGCTGTGGCTTTCATTTTTCGCAAAAGCCAGCAAGTGTATCCTGTGCCAGTGTCATGGAAAAAGATGGCTTTGGTTTTGGTCGGCACATTGCTCTCCCTCATCGTCATCGTCTACGTTCAGCAGGCGCCGATTGCTGACGGCTGGGTGCTCGCTGGTTGGGGCCTGTTTGCCGCCACACTCTTTGCCAGCCGGGTTGATCGTGATTTGCGCCGTCCGGTGCGCACGATCGAGGATGAAAATGCGCAAAATACTTGA
- a CDS encoding N-acetyltransferase, producing MNVVDPSVVCGERVEIGHFTVIEANVKIGNDVKIGHRVTIHEGTVVGDGVTIADGAVLGKPPKPAKTSTVKLSGELPPLVIGDHCTIGANAVIYRGAVIGAYTLIADLASVRENVHIGQYVIVGRGVCVENHVQIGDRTKIQSNSYITAYTTLEDHVFIAPCVTTTNDNYMGRTEERFAKIKGATVKRGARVGGGAILLPGVTVAEETFVAAGALVTKDTEPRTVVKGFPARFSKMVDERELL from the coding sequence ATGAACGTTGTCGATCCCTCTGTTGTTTGCGGTGAACGTGTCGAAATCGGCCATTTCACGGTCATCGAGGCGAATGTCAAAATCGGAAACGACGTTAAAATCGGACATCGCGTCACGATTCACGAAGGAACCGTCGTCGGCGACGGCGTGACGATCGCCGACGGAGCGGTGCTCGGCAAACCGCCGAAGCCGGCGAAAACGAGCACCGTCAAGCTGTCGGGCGAGCTGCCGCCGCTTGTCATCGGCGACCATTGCACGATCGGCGCCAACGCTGTCATCTATCGAGGAGCAGTGATCGGCGCCTACACATTGATCGCTGATTTGGCGAGCGTGCGCGAAAACGTGCACATCGGCCAATATGTGATCGTCGGGCGCGGGGTGTGCGTCGAAAACCACGTCCAAATCGGCGATCGGACGAAAATCCAGTCGAACTCCTACATCACGGCCTACACGACGCTCGAAGACCATGTGTTCATCGCCCCGTGCGTCACGACGACCAATGACAACTACATGGGGCGGACGGAAGAACGGTTCGCCAAAATCAAAGGGGCGACCGTCAAGCGCGGGGCGCGCGTCGGAGGCGGAGCGATTTTGCTGCCGGGCGTGACGGTGGCGGAAGAGACGTTTGTCGCCGCTGGGGCGCTCGTCACAAAAGATACGGAACCGAGGACGGTCGTGAAAGGATTCCCGGCGCGCTTCAGCAAAATGGTCGACGAGCGGGAGTTGTTATAA
- a CDS encoding nucleotide sugar dehydrogenase, translated as MNYAERLLKKFEKRDAVIGVVGLGYVGLPLAVEKAKAGFHVIGFDIQQSRVDQVNNGINYIGDVVDEDLHEMVKQGRLVATTDYARIAEVDAVAIAVPTPLDEHHQPDTSYVENSAKEIAKYAHEGMLVVLESTTYPGTTEEIVKPALEKKGLVVGKTVFVAYSPERVDPGNKQFKTKNTPKVVGGVTKTCTKVAAAMYRAVLEGDVHEVSSPAVAEMEKIFENTFRHINIALANEMAILCERMGIDVWEVIEAAKTKPYGFMAFYPGPGLGGHCIPIDPFYLTWKAREYNYHTRLIELAGEINNAMPEYVVNRAMLILNEEGKALCGSKVTVLGVAYKKDIDDVRESPVLKIVELLEQYGAKFAVVDPYVPSFRACNRVIETVELTPELLAQSDLVLITTDHSNIDYEMVARHSRVVFDTRNAMKDVSKPAKYVKL; from the coding sequence ATGAACTACGCGGAACGGCTGTTGAAAAAGTTTGAGAAACGCGACGCGGTCATCGGCGTGGTCGGGCTTGGCTACGTCGGGTTGCCGCTGGCAGTCGAAAAAGCAAAAGCAGGGTTTCATGTCATTGGCTTTGACATCCAACAAAGCCGCGTCGATCAAGTGAACAATGGGATCAACTACATCGGCGATGTCGTCGATGAAGATTTGCATGAGATGGTCAAACAAGGGCGGCTTGTGGCGACGACCGATTACGCCCGGATCGCGGAAGTCGATGCCGTGGCGATCGCGGTGCCGACCCCGCTCGATGAGCATCATCAGCCGGATACGTCCTACGTCGAAAACTCGGCGAAGGAAATCGCTAAATACGCCCATGAAGGGATGCTTGTCGTGTTGGAATCGACCACCTATCCAGGCACGACGGAAGAAATCGTGAAACCGGCGCTGGAGAAAAAGGGGCTCGTCGTCGGGAAAACGGTGTTCGTTGCCTATTCGCCGGAGCGGGTTGACCCGGGCAACAAGCAGTTTAAGACGAAAAATACGCCGAAAGTCGTCGGCGGCGTGACAAAGACGTGCACGAAAGTGGCAGCGGCCATGTATCGAGCTGTGCTTGAAGGCGATGTCCACGAAGTGTCGAGTCCGGCGGTGGCGGAAATGGAGAAAATTTTTGAAAATACGTTCCGCCATATCAACATTGCGTTGGCGAACGAAATGGCCATTTTGTGCGAACGGATGGGCATTGACGTTTGGGAAGTGATCGAGGCGGCGAAAACGAAGCCGTACGGATTTATGGCGTTTTATCCGGGACCGGGGCTTGGCGGCCATTGCATTCCAATCGACCCGTTTTATTTGACATGGAAGGCGCGCGAATACAACTACCATACGCGCTTGATCGAGCTGGCCGGAGAAATCAACAACGCCATGCCGGAATATGTCGTCAACCGCGCGATGCTCATTTTAAACGAAGAAGGCAAGGCGCTGTGCGGTTCGAAAGTGACGGTGCTCGGCGTCGCCTACAAAAAAGACATTGATGATGTGCGCGAATCGCCAGTGTTGAAAATCGTCGAGCTGCTCGAGCAATACGGAGCGAAATTTGCGGTCGTCGACCCGTATGTTCCGTCGTTCCGGGCGTGCAACCGGGTGATTGAGACGGTCGAGCTGACGCCGGAACTGCTTGCACAGTCAGATCTTGTCTTGATTACGACGGATCATTCCAACATCGACTATGAAATGGTCGCTCGTCACAGCCGGGTCGTGTTTGACACACGCAATGCTATGAAAGATGTGTCGAAACCGGCCAAATACGTCAAATTGTAA
- a CDS encoding Gfo/Idh/MocA family protein — protein MIRFAIVGMGHIAKKHIDAIEKADGAELAAVCDTNLERLRDVSDVPVYTDMETMLKENEQIDVVNICVPSGLHARLAKLAARYRRHIIVEKPMALRVSDAEEMIRAAKEYDVKLAVVHPNRFRPAIRKLKEAMERGMFGKLSHANATVRWNRNQAYYDQAAWRGTKEFDGGVLMNQAIHNLDLLLWLMGPVKAVQAMAATRLRKIETEDVAAAVVEFESGALGVIEAATTIYPQNLEESIAIFGETASVKIGGRTANFIETWEAEGVSEEERAKLIDEINADPFGKPGHQWIIEDMVQAIREDREPIVTGLDGLAPVRLIEAILRSAETGTRVQLSE, from the coding sequence AATCTGGAACGTTTGCGCGACGTGTCGGACGTTCCTGTTTACACTGATATGGAGACGATGTTGAAGGAGAACGAACAGATCGATGTCGTCAACATTTGTGTTCCGTCTGGATTGCACGCGCGGCTGGCCAAGCTGGCGGCCCGCTATCGCCGTCATATCATTGTGGAAAAGCCGATGGCGCTCCGTGTGAGCGACGCTGAAGAGATGATCCGCGCGGCGAAAGAATACGACGTGAAGCTCGCGGTCGTTCATCCGAACCGCTTCCGTCCGGCTATTCGGAAGCTGAAAGAGGCGATGGAGCGTGGGATGTTCGGAAAACTGAGCCATGCGAACGCCACGGTGCGCTGGAATCGAAATCAAGCCTATTATGACCAGGCGGCGTGGCGGGGGACGAAAGAGTTTGACGGCGGCGTCTTGATGAATCAAGCCATTCACAATTTGGATTTGCTGCTTTGGCTGATGGGGCCGGTCAAGGCGGTGCAAGCGATGGCGGCGACCCGTCTGCGCAAGATTGAGACGGAAGACGTCGCGGCGGCGGTCGTCGAGTTTGAAAGCGGGGCGCTTGGCGTCATTGAGGCAGCGACGACGATTTATCCGCAAAACTTGGAGGAATCGATCGCCATTTTCGGCGAAACGGCATCAGTGAAAATCGGCGGCCGGACGGCCAACTTTATCGAAACGTGGGAAGCGGAAGGCGTCAGCGAGGAAGAACGGGCAAAGCTCATCGATGAGATCAACGCCGACCCGTTTGGCAAGCCGGGGCACCAATGGATCATTGAAGATATGGTGCAAGCGATTCGCGAAGACCGCGAGCCGATCGTCACGGGTTTGGACGGATTGGCTCCTGTTCGGCTGATCGAAGCGATTTTGCGTTCGGCGGAAACGGGGACAAGAGTGCAACTATCTGAGTAG